The Ruminococcaceae bacterium KH2T8 genomic sequence GAACCCGTAAGTTCTATCTGCATAGCTTCAAGACGAAGGCTCTGACCTGAGGTTCCTGCAGCTTCACCGTTATAGGACCAGTCCTGCCAGCCTACGTTTTGTACATGAGTCTTGTAGCGTACGCCGAGGTCGAGATCCGATTCGACATTGATAGCCATGGCCTCAAGCCTTAAGGAACGACCTTCCGTTCCTGCCATAGCACCGTCGTAAACGTAGTCCTGCCAACCGATATTCTGAACGTGGGTTGAATAGTTGACCGATACGTTCGGTGAGGCAGGCTGAGCCGCAGGAGCGGCGGGAGCTACCGGAGCAGGTGCCGATGTCGTCTCGGTGGGAGCCGAGGTGGTTTCAGCAGGTGCCGTTGTAGTAGTCGCGGGCGCGGAAGTTGCGGATGTTGTGGACGTAGTAGTTGCTGTGGTGGTCGTTGTCGTGGTGGTCGGAGTGATCGAACTACTCTCAGCTTGGCTGTAGATATTATCTATGTCAGCTACCGTATCATTCTCGATGTAGTAAAGGAACATGAAAATCTCTTTCATGAAGAGTGTCATATTGTGATCCCCGGTACTGAAGCTCTTGACCTTGTGAGGAATGCCTCTTTGCGTAAAGAGATTCATATAACGCCAGAGATCCCCAAATCTTTCGCCGTTCTGCTCAGTCTCGGTTGCACAGATAAGGAGATGTGCATCAGGATCATCGGAATAGTGAAGTCTCTCATCGAGTTCGCTATCGAGGATCCAGCCTCCCTGGGGATTATAGAACATCCATGAAGAACTGAGTCCGCCAACATTTACGACTCTGTCGTAGTATTCGCAGCCGGCAAAGAGAGCGGCACAACCACCCATTGAATAACCTCCGACGCTGATCTCGGCTCCGGTATCTACCTTGGAAGATATCTGTCCGGCCTGTATCGCATCGAGAAGGTCACCGAAATACGACTCTCCCATATGTGAAGCAGCATGCCTGTTGCTGTAGGTACAAAACGCATTATCTGTTATGGGATAGCATGTATCATCCTGCGAATTAAATATGGGTATGATATAGACATAGTCATCGATAAGTCCGGATGCCGACCATTTGTTGGCGTGCCCCGGGAACTCATAACGATATCCGTCATATGTGCCAAGACCGGGAAAGAGAATAACGGGTTTAAAACTGCCGTTCCTGTTAGGGGCGAGGACGTAACAGCTCTGAGTCGATCCGTCGTACCCTGTAAATGTTGCGGTAGAAAGCTGATCCGGATAAGTATTGCCGGAATCGGCGAGGAGATCCTTACCGGAACAGAAGTGTAGGATAGCGACGACCGCTATCGTCAATATAATAAGTGATGTTGTAAATCTTGATATTGCCTTTTTCATGGAGCGCACCTCGAATGATCAAGCCTGATAGAAAGCATTCGCTGTACTGCCGGGAGCGGGAGTACCTGCAGGTACGATCAATATCTCGATACCTTCAAGCCTATAGGCATAACCTGCACTTCCGCAGGATGCTCCGTTCGAGGCCCAACCTGTCCATCCGAAGTTCTGTACGTGCGTCCTGTAGTAGATGTCGTACTGATCGGCATTCTCACCGGTAAGCTCGATTTCGATCGCTTCAAGTCTTAAGGACTGTCCTTCGGTACCGGAGAACTCTCCGTCAGTCGACCAGTTTTCTTCCCAGCCGATGTTCTGTATATGGGTCCTGTACTGTACGCCTACGCCGCTAAGACCGTCCACGCTGATATGGATGCCTTCAAGACGAAGTGACTGTCCCGTAGTACCTGCCATAACGCCGTCCGTTACATAGGACTGCCATCCTATGTTCTGAACATGTGTGTTATAGGATACGAAGTTTGAAGGCTCGCCCTTGCGGACGATCTTTATCTGCATACCTTCAAGTCGAAGCGACTGACCTGAAGTACCGGCAGAATCACCGTTATAGAACCAGTCCTGCCAGCCTACATTCTGTACATGAGTCTTGTAGCGTACGCCGAGGTCGAGATCCGATTCGACATTGATGGCCATAGCTTCAAGCCTTAAGGAACGACCTTCGGTCCCTGCCATCGCACCGTCGTAAACGTAGTCCTGCCAACCGATATTCTGAACGTGAGTAGAATAGTTGACCGATACGTCCGATCGTGTGGTACTTAATACAGACGAAGGTGCAGCAGGAGCTACGGGATCGGGTGCTGACGTTGTCTCGGTAGGAGCAACAGTAGTCTCAGCAACTGTTGTTGTAGCTGCAGTCGTAGCCGCGGGCGCGGAAGTTGCAGATGTTGTAGAAGGTGTTGTCTCCGCAGTGGTAGCAACAGTTGTTGATGATGTACTCGTTGAAGTTGATGTTCCTGAACTTGATGATGAGAAATCATCAAACGTTGCGCTTCGGCACTGTTCTTCCGTAGGAAGTACATCGTTTTGGATGTAGTACAGGTACATATAAAGTTCTCTGAACATAAGATCACTGTTATGTATACCGGAAGAGAAGATATAAGTTGTAAAAGCGTACTGTTCGGGCATTATGCTCGCATAGAATTCAACTGTCTTCTTCGATGTGTAAGGATTACCGTCTGTAGTCTCTACTGCACTGGCTGTAAGGAATCTGTGAGCATTTGCATCTGATGAATAGACGATCTGTGACTGATCCTGATACCATCCCCAGTTTACCGTGTAAGGGGGATTCGGATAGAAAAGACTGCTGGAACTGAATGCTCCTACATTAATGATGACATCATTTCGTCTGATGCCTGCATCAAGAGAGGAACAACCTCCAAGAGAAAAACCGGCCACTGATATACCGACGGAATCATCTATCTTGGAACTGGCTGTTCCGTCCAGGATATCATCGATAAGGAAATCGAGTTTTGACTTGCCGGTGTTTCCGATAGGAGACTTGTTAAAGTGATGAGACTTATCACCGGTATTTGCTCCTATATCAGGTACGACGAATACGACAGGATCGAGCGTGCCTGAAGCCATCCAGTTATTGGCTCTGTTCTCAAGGTCTGCAACATCTCCGACTCCGCCCATTCCGTGGAACATTATTACGACCGGATAAGTGCCATCTTCCTCAGGTTCGATGACGTAATAAGTCATTGATTCTGAAGCGGGAAGCTGTTTAGTGACAGTTCTCCTGGCTCCGTAATGGATCACCTGATCGGCGTAGACCGACGTTTCTTTACCGCGTAAAGCGGATAATGTAACAAGTAACAGAACCGAGGTCATTACGGCGACCACGGCGCGTGCAAAAGATCTTCGATTGTTCATAAGATTTATCCCTACCCTAAATAGTTATCACAAACTCATAAATGAGTATAACGACCGTTAACGATCGCTATCAATGGGCATTATCACTAAATTTGCTTTCATGTGATTATTCATGATCGTAAAAGGGAAAAGGCTTCGGGGAAATATCCTCGAAGCCTTTCGCTTAAGATGTCATTTTATCCTTCAGGTATCAGTATATGAAGTACCATCTGCCTCCGAAATTGATCAGTGCTCTTTGAAGGACACCGTCGGAACCTAAGTAGAATAGACCTCCATTGTAATATACGAGACCTGTCATCATTGCTCCGTTGTCGTTGAACAGATAAATGGAACCGTTGATGTTACGAAGACCTGTCGCAAGTTCGCCGTTCTCATCGTAGTAATAACGTACGCCGTCAACCTCGACCCATGTGTTGATGAGTGTTTCTTCAGCATCTTCTGTTTCAGTATCGATGTCTGCTCCCGTGATGATCTCCGTATCGGGTTCGAAGCAGATCGAATAGTAATAAGGATAATCTTCCTCATCATAAAGTGTAAGAGTATAGGATACAGTGATGAAATCTTCATCGGTACCATCCTGTTCTCCCTCATTAAAAGCTCTGATGAGATTAGGATTATTGCTGATATCCAGAGATGTTATACCCGTATCGACAACTGAAAGGTGCTCGAGTTCAGGGTTATTGCTGATATCAAGTGATGTAAGATCATCCTCCATCCAGATGCCCAGATAGCTGAGGTCAGGACATGCACTGAGATCGAGCTCGGAGAAATCATTCCTTATGAGGATGAGTGTACTCAGGTCTTCGTTAAGGACCAGTGAAGAGATGCCGGGGTTGTATGTGCAATCAAGTCTTCTGAGACTGGGAATATTACTTACGTCGAGAGTTGTGATCTCAGCGCAGCCGGAGATCTCAAGCTGATAAAGTGAAGTAAGGAGCTCTATTCCCGTAAGATCCGTGATCTCGTGATTATCGTAATCAATGACATTCAGGTAATCACATGAATCGATCTCTGAAGTTGTAAGGATACCATCGCCGTTAAGATCGACCTGCTCCGAGATGATATTTCTGAAACAGGGATTAGGGAAATTATCCTCGTTAACGGCAATGCCGGAAACGTCATGGGAAGTGATGATCTCCGTATCAGGACTTAAGTGGATGCAGACCTCGTCGCCGTTGTAAACATAAGCTACTGACGGATATCCGGATCTGGAGAAATCATCATCGTAGTATCCATACTGGTAAGCAGTTATCAGTCTGGGATTGTTGCTGATATCGATAGATGTGATATTCGTTCCGCTAAAGTCGATAAAGACCAGCTCGGGATTATTGCTGATATCGATGGATGAGATCGTATTCCCCGTAAGGATAAGATCGGTAAGTTCCGGGAATCCCGTTACATCGAAGCTTGTGAGAGATGTGTTCTCGAGAGTTATATAGTGGATCGCGGGATTCACGTTTACTGAGCTGAGATCCGGGGTATTCCTGCAGTCGACGCTGTAGACACCGGCAAGTCCCTGAGTATCGAGCGCTGTCAATCCCGTGACGTTATATACCTGAACGTGTGTTAATCCGTAAAGATATTCGATACCCGTCAGTTCACCTGAGAAATCGTCGTATTCTCCGTTGATGGAGAGATAGCGGAACGATGAGATCTCCGCGTCGCTGAGGAAGCCGTTACCGTCTGTGTCGACCTCCTCTGAGATCAGAGATCTGAAACAGGGATTGGGAAAATACTCTTCCGAGATCGCCAGTTCGTTCTCGTCTGCGAGTACAGTTCCTGAGAATATAGAAACTGATACCGCAAGGCTTGCGATCACTCCGACCGCCTTCGTTAATTTGTTCATATTCTACCCCCTTATGATAGATTAATAACTGAAGGGGGTTATAACTCGTTAACCACCTGCTTGTAAACCGTAAACAGTTCCTTTTATGAGGAAACTTCAAATTTTGACCATTAAAGATCAATAAATTCAAAGAAGGGTTTTGTGGAAACCGCAACTAAAAAGGCTTCGGGGAACATGTCCTCGAAGCCTTGTAATATCTGATCTTCAGTGTTATCAGTTCTGCTTATTGTCGTTAGCTCTGATCTCAGTTCTTCTGATCTTTCCGCTGACAGTCTTGGGAAGTTCGGTAACGAACTCAACGACTCTGGGATACTTATAAGGAGCAGTCTTCTCCTTAACATAATCCTGGATCTCTTTCTTGAGTTCCTCAGTGGGCTCAGCCTTGCCGGGAACAAGAACGATAGTTGCCTTAACAACGATACCTCTTACGCCCTGAGGGTCGGGAGTACCTGTAACGGCGCACTCGAGAACATAAGGAAGCTCCATGATGACGCTCTCGATCTCGAAAGGTCCGATACGGTAACCGGAAGACTTGATAACGTCGTCGATACGTCCGACATACCAGATGTAGCCGTCCTCATCTCTCCAAGCCGTATCACCCGTGTGATAGAAGCCGTCATGCCATGCTTCGTTGGTCTTTTCTTCGTCCTTGTAGTAGCAGAGGAAGAGACCGTTAGGAGCGCCCTTATCAGTCTTGATGCAGATCTCGCCTGTCTCACCGGGCTTGCAGTCTTTTCCGTTCTCGTCGAGTACGTGAACATCGTAGAGGGGATTGGGCTTACCCATGGATCCGAGCCTGATGGAGGATCCGACGAGGTTAGCGATAGCAAGAGTTGTTTCTGTCTGACCGAAGCCCTCCATGAGACGGATACCGGTCGCTTTCATGAACTGGTTGAATACCTCGGGGTTCAATGCCTCACCAGCGACCGTAGCATACTTAAGGGAAGAGAGGTCGTACTTTGACAGATCTTCCTTTACGAAGAATCGGAACATTGTAGGCGGAGCACAGAATGTAGTGATGTTGTACTTAGCGAACATGGGAAGAATCTCATTTGCATGGAATCTGTCGAAGTCGAAAGTAAATGTAGGTGCCTCGCAGAGCCACTGTCCGTAGAGCTTACCCCAGAGAGCCTTACCCCAGCCCGTATCGGAGATAGTGAAGTGAAGACCGTTAGGGTCTACGTTATGCCAGTACTTGGCAGTCGTGAAGTGACCGAGTGCATATCTGTAGGAGTGAAGTACCATCTTGGGATAACCCGTAGTACCGGAGGAGAAGAACATTACCATGGGATCGTCTCCGCATGCTGCGTCTTCGGGTCTTTCGAATACATCGGAGAATGATTCGTACTCCTTGTTGAAATCGTGCCAGCCTTCACGGCAGCCGTTGACCATTACGAAAGTATCCATCGTCTCACAGCTCTGTGCAGCCTTGTATGCTTCATCGGCAGTCTCGCCGTCTGCGGTACATATGATGCCCTTACATCCGGCGGCCTTGAAACGGTAATCGAAATCGTGCTCGCGAAGAAGGTTGGTAGCGGGGATAGCTATTGCACCGATCTTATGAAGAGCGAGGATGGAGAACCAGAACTGGTAGTGACGCTTCAATACGAGCATTACCTTGTCGCCCTTCTTGATGCCGAGGGACTTAAAGTAGTTTGCAGTCTTGTTGGAATACTTCTTCATCTCTTCAAAAGTGAAGCGATGGTCAGTAACACAGTCCTTGTTGACCCACATCATGGCTGTCTTATCGGGATCCTTATCGGCGATAGCGTCGACACAGTCGAAAGCGAAGTTGAACTTCTTAACCTCGTCCTCAACAAATTCGATCTTGGAAAGGATGCCCTGATCGTTGAGCTCAGTCTTAACGTACTTTTCGTAGACGGGATCCTTGAGATCTGCAAGATCAACGTTAGTAACGTTATCTGCTCTGTATTCCGTCTTGAATGTGGACTTATATGTCTCTCCCTTGGACCATGCCTCGGGATTTAAGATGATGGCATAGAACTCACAGTCCTCACCGCCAATTGCGAACTCACCGTGAGGCGTGGAAGAATCGAAGAAGATGGAATCGCCGGGATTTAAGATCTCGACGGCATCGCCGATCATTACCTTGAGGGTACCTCTTACAACGATATTCATTTCCTGACCTACGTGAGTAACGAGCTCGTAGGGAGGATTGAGCGCTTCTTCGGAATAGGGGATGATGACCCTGAAGGGCTCGGCAAGCTTGCTCTTGAATCTTGAGCCGAGTCTTAAGTATTTATAGCCTTCTCTTCTTGCGATGGGACGGCCTTCACCCTTTCTCGTTACCGCATATGTCGTAAGGGCGGGAGCCGAACCTTCCATGAGTTCAGAGATCTCGACGCCTGCAACATTGGCGAGCTTATAAACGAAAGTGAAGTTAAAGTCTTCCTGACCTTCCTCATACTTTAAATATTCCTCTACCGAGATGCCGACCTTCTCAGCCATTTCCTCGGGTGTGAGGTTCATGTCGAGACGGATACCCTTTACACGGTCTGCGACCTCGCGGATCTTCTCGTCCATCTGTCCGTTTAGATTCAAATTCTCTGCCATAGTTTCTTTTCTCCTTTGTTAATTCTCTTTACCCACCAAGTGCCTGAGCGATTTACGGCAATAAAAAACGCCCCAAGTCTTCCGATGAAGATCTTGAGACGGACATTATCCGCGGTACCACTCAAATTGTATATCCTTCGATATACCACTTAATGGGTTCTGACAAACCCCTTGCCTTAACGCGGCTGCCTTCGAGTACAGTCTACAGGGCTGATGCCTTTCGGTGCACCGGCTCAGAAGCGATAGTCTTGTTGATACTCTTGGTTGCCGGTTCTCAGCTGCCCCGACTCTCTGTGAACCCGAACTTATCGGACCTCTTCGTCATAGCCTTTACTATATTGAAACAATGTAGAGAATAATCCCCTCGAAAACAAATGTCAACACCCAATTGGAGCGCCGTTAACAGTTCGTTAACAAAACTCTCAAATTTGCAGGGGGTTTATTTACATTATTCGGGTATCAAATGCAGTTATTTGAACTTAAAATATAGACAACTATACCATCCCGCTAAATGTGTGGTAGTTTCGAGGGGTTTTATTATGTATCAAAAGTATTTGGTAACAGGCGCCGTAAGTCCTGTCGGAAAGCTCGTAGTAGACATGCTGGTTGAGAGCGGTAATTCCGTTAGAGCACTCGTTCCTCCGGATACGGATGTGTCCGAATTCGTGGAGAAGGGGGTCGAGGTCTTCGAAGGCGAGGTCTTTGAGAAGGATTCCATGAAGGATTTCTTCAAGCTCGACGATCCGAGGCATTCCTGCCTTATCCATACTGATGAAGTCGTCTCGATCTCCGAGAAGGTCAACATCGAGATGAGAAGAGTAAACTTCACGGGCACACAGCACATTGTCGATAATTGCCTCAAGACAAAGATCGGTCGTCTCGTATTCCTGGGTTCGGCTTATGCACTCAATCCCGGAGCAAGCCTTGAGAACTCGGTCCTTCATTTCGACAGAAGGATGGTAGAAGGTGAATATGCAAAGACAAAGGCAGAGGCTGGCGAGTATATCATCGAGAAGATCTCGCTCAATAAGCTCAATGCCGTCATGCTGCTCCCGACATTCATAATCGGTCCCGGCTACGGCGAGGATTCCGCTATCGGTAAGATCCTCAAGGGCTATCTCGAGAAGGGTATCGCCACGGTTGACGGCGGTCATGCTTTCGTAGATGTAAGAGACGTTGCGACTGCACTCCTTGCTATCTCCGAGAACGGTCAGGTGGGAGCGTCTTATGTACTTAACGGAGAGTATAAGTCAACGGAAGAGTTCTTTGATTCCGTAAAGAACATAAGCGGTTCGACGATCGATGTTAAGAAGATGCCCAAGTGGATGATGAGCAAGTCGATGGGCAAGTTCGTTGATACATATTACAGAGTCACGAAGAAGGAAAATCCCAAGGAAGTCTATGCATTGTTCAGGAACAGTCCTACTACGGATTTCCCGAGTACGATCGCGGAGATGATCCCCGATCTTCAGATCACGAGCGTTTACGATTCGCTGAACGACGCGCTCAACACCTGATAAGAGAAATATCACACAACTTATAAGGAGATGAGGCACCCGGTCACTTTTCGCCGGGTGCTTCTGATTGTATAATATAGGTTACTTAAGGAGTACACCGATGCAATTGATATTAGCCAGCGCGTCGCCGAGGCGTCGCGAACTGATGAGCCTGATCACGGATGATTTCGAAGTGATCACGGCCGATATAGATGAAAGAAAGTTAGAAGACGGATTAGGTGCAACGGATGCACGTGAAGTATCCGTCTTTATAGCGAAAGCAAAAGCCGAAGCAGTCAGGGACATGCTCTCCGCGAAGGACAGGGAAGACAAGGTTATCGTTGCCGCCGATACATCCGTTATATCGGGCAACGAGATCATGTGGAAGCCCCTGGATAAGGAAGATGCCCGTAATATGCTCACGAAGCTCTGCGGCAAAGCTCACAGCGTGGTCACAGGCGTGTGGATCATAGCGGGCGAGGTGAGCAAAGGCTTCAGCGAGGAGACTTTCGTGGAGTTCAATGCTTTGGACGAATTCCAGCGAAAGACTATAGAGGACTATATATCTTCCGACGACCCTTACGATAAGGCAGGTGCTTACGGTATCCAAAACGGAGGCGCCCTGCTCGTAAAAAAGGTAGACGGAGATTATTTTAATGTGGTAGGATTGCCTGTAATGGCTCTCGCCAGAGAACTGGCGTGCTTGGAGGTTAACAACTGATGCAAAGCTTGACGAAAGCTGAACATAAAGGCCGGTCCATCGATATCTTAGTGATCGTTGCCATGATATTTGCCGTGCTTACGGCGATCGAGATCCGCTACGGTGGATATTTTTTTGTACATGACGATAACCTTCAGTCTTATCTGTGTCTTTATAAGCATACTTTCGAAGGCTTAAAGCACGGAACGCTCTCGCTTTATAATTTCCACCAGTTCATGGGTCTTCCGTTCGTTGATGACGGACAGTCCGGTGTATTCAATCCGATCGTCTATATAGCGGTAGGATTGAGCTACTTATTCTCGGGCAATGCTTTCGCGACGATCGACATCATGACATATTTCTATCTTGCGGCGGCAGGTATCTCGATGTATCTACTGCTCGGTAAGCTGGGTGTAAGCCGCAGTGTCAGCGTTCTCGGCGGTATCATCTGGGCTCTCAACAGCTTTACGATCAATATGGCCAGAGCTTGGATGATCACGACGATGTTTACCGCATGGTTCCCTCTCATGCTCTTCGGAAGTATCGTCCTCATGACGAGAAGGGATCTTAAGGGCTATATCATCGCTGCGATTCCCAGAGTATTCATGTACTATACGGGTCACCCTCAGTTCTTTGTATACGGTGTACTCTTCGAGGGCATCACGATGCTCTTTTATATCCTCCTCATGAAGGAGAAGTTCGGTGTTAAGTTCATCTGCGCCGTCAGATATGCTATCAGCTACATCCCCGTAGTTATCCTAAGTGCTCCGCTCCTTTATATCCAGTACAGAGCTACCAGATATTCGGGCGAGCGTTCCGATCAGGTCGTATGGGGTTCCTTCTCTGCCGGTAAGATGCAGATGGGTGAGGTCTTTAAGGGTCTCCTGCTTCCCTGGAAGAAGCTTCCGAGCTACGGAGTATGGACAAACTTCTGGAATATCAATGCCAATCTCGGACACGTCGGATATATCGTGCTCTATGCACTTATCCTGGTTCCCGTCATCGCGGCTGTTGTCATTGCGCACCGCAAGGGCAGAAAGCTCGTACGCGTAATACCGTTTATCCCGGGGTGCATCATCGCATTCTTCTGGGGTACGAGTGACAGCTTCCTGAAGTTCGTCTATAAGATCCCGATGCTCAACAGGTTCCGCTTTCCTTTCAAGCTCATCCTTATCTTTGATTTCTTCCTCGTAGTCGTCGGCTGTATGCTCGTTCATATCGTAGTCGAGTATCTCTTCAATAATTCCGGGAAGTTCAAGCGTGCTGTCTTCGCTCTTCTTGTATTTGTTCAGGTCGCGAACTACGTTGTACTCTATATATTCTTCCCGGTTCCTCAGTACGGTATCAATAACGGTGTAACTCTTCCTTATGAGTCACCTTACCTCGAAGAGCTTTCCGAAGGAAGGATAGTTACCATGGGGTACTCCATGTATTTCCCGAACGGAACCTATGTCCCTGATAACTACTATCTTGAATCATTCGGATTCAACTACGCTACATTGTTCGGTGTGGATAACGTCCTCGGATATTCCGTATTCCTTCCCAAGGAATTCTACGGTAACCTTACGAGCCTTGGTATCGCATATTGCGAGAATGCTTCTTTCGTCGGTACACCCGAGCCCCTTGTAGATCTTATGAATCAGTATGGAGCAAAGTGGTATATCGTTCCTAAGCTTCACAGGGATCCGTCTCTTTATCCCGAGTGTGACCTTGCGCTTCGTATCTCGGGCGTAAAGCCTTACTACGAGACTGAGACGGCTTATATCTACAAGAATGAGAATCCGCTTCCTCTCGTATATCCGGTAAGCGAGATCAACGCATTTGATACTGTTTCTTTCGAAGAGAATATCAACGATGTAACTGCTCATACGACAGCTGATTTCAAGGCTGACGACGTGGCAATGATCTATACATATCTTTACAGGCTCCACGCTTATGTTGACGGCGAGGAGGTTGAGCTTCGCCAGAGCGCAGACAGAACACATCTTCTCGTTGCAGTTCCCGACGGAGCTCACGAGATCGTCTTAAGATATGAAGATGAAAGACTTTGGGAGTGCTTCGGACTTGCAGTAGTATCGATGACGATCTTCTGCTTCGGAATGAACTTCCTTATCTCAAAGACTAAGTTCAAGACATCGTCTGACGAAGGAATCCTTTGACCTTATCTTCGGTCATGGGATCGCACAGATATTTACCCTGAAAGAGCTTACAACCGAAAGATACGAGTGAATCGAACTGTTCCTTGGTTCCTACGCCCGTAGCATCTACCGGTACGTCTATCTCATTAAGAAGAGAGATGATCGAATTGGTAAGGACTCTTGCTGCGGACCCTTCCTTGAGGTCAGAAGTGAAGTGACCGTCGAGCTTTACGATAGATACCGGCAGGAGAGGGATATTATTGAGCGAAGAATATCCGCGGCCGAAATTATCGAGTGTGATGGTAACACCGGTCGATGAGAAACTGTCAAGGAGCGACTGGATATCCTGAACGTTGGAGATAAGGCTCTCCTCAGGTATATCGAGGATGACATTTCTGATATCGAATCCGATCTCTTCCTGAAGCTTCATGAAATCATTGCATACATTACCGTTACGAAGCTGGATGGTTGACATATTGATCGCCATCGTAAGCTCGGGATAATCCTTATTGATCTCCTTGAGCTTCGTAAGAGCCATCTTCATGGCGAGATTACCGATCTTATAGATGTGACCTGTTCTCTCTGCTGCCGCGATGAACTCAAAGTTATTGATTATTCCGAAAGATGCATTATTCCATCTTACGAAAGCCTCGAATCCCTTGATCACCTTGTCCTTCGTAAAGACAGGCTGATATACCATGTAGATCTCATTGTTGGCGATCGCATTGTCGAACATCACGGAGAGTTTCTCCAGAGGCATATCGTCGAGTCCTGCAGCCGTATCGAGCCTGAAATCCGTATGGTATCTCTTCTTGTCGAGACCTGTAGTAAAAGCTTCGTTCATTGCTATCTCGGCGCATCCGAGCAGATCGCCCGGGAATCTGGCGTCATCGGGATATACCGAATAACCGGCTCTTACCTTACTGATAAGATGACCGTCGGTATTGCTCAGGGCATCCTCGGCGGCAAAGCAAAGGCTGTCGATATACGCGTCCATCTCGTTATCGGTACCGGTCTTACGACTGATGATAACGAACTCCGTTCCCGTAATGCGTCCGACCATATCCTGAGGATCGGCACTTTCCCTGATCCTGTGAGCCATGCTTTGGATAAAGAGGTCGATAGCTCTGTGTCCGATATTCCTGTTGAACTTCTCGTTCTGAGTAGCTGACAGATATATAACGGTGATGGGACCGGGCGTAAAATCATTCGATACATGAGACTGGGAGTAATTGATCCTGTCTTCTATCAAAGTGTCGAGATGCTCGATGAGCTTTGCTCTGTCGGGAAGAGTAGTAAGAGGGTCGATCGATGCGTTTTTTGACATCTTGAGAGTCTCGGAGATATCAGGCGTATCCTTGATAGACTCATGCTTTACGATAAGGCTTGTC encodes the following:
- a CDS encoding Putative esterase (partial gene;~manually curated); its protein translation is MKKAISRFTTSLIILTIAVVAILHFCSGKDLLADSGNTYPDQLSTATFTGYDGSTQSCYVLAPNRNGSFKPVILFPGLGTYDGYRYEFPGHANKWSASGLIDDYVYIIPIFNSQDDTCYPITDNAFCTYSNRHAASHMGESYFGDLLDAIQAGQISSKVDTGAEISVGGYSMGGCAALFAGCEYYDRVVNVGGLSSSWMFYNPQGGWILDSELDERLHYSDDPDAHLLICATETEQNGERFGDLWRYMNLFTQRGIPHKVKSFSTGDHNMTLFMKEIFMFLYYIENDTVADIDNIYSQAESSSITPTTTTTTTTATTTSTTSATSAPATTTTAPAETTSAPTETTSAPAPVAPAAPAAQPASPNVSVNYSTHVQNIGWQDYVYDGAMAGTEGRSLRLEAMAINVESDLDLGVRYKTHVQNVGWQDWSYNGEAAGTSGQSLRLEAMQIELTGS
- a CDS encoding Putative esterase, whose protein sequence is MNNRRSFARAVVAVMTSVLLLVTLSALRGKETSVYADQVIHYGARRTVTKQLPASESMTYYVIEPEEDGTYPVVIMFHGMGGVGDVADLENRANNWMASGTLDPVVFVVPDIGANTGDKSHHFNKSPIGNTGKSKLDFLIDDILDGTASSKIDDSVGISVAGFSLGGCSSLDAGIRRNDVIINVGAFSSSSLFYPNPPYTVNWGWYQDQSQIVYSSDANAHRFLTASAVETTDGNPYTSKKTVEFYASIMPEQYAFTTYIFSSGIHNSDLMFRELYMYLYYIQNDVLPTEEQCRSATFDDFSSSSSGTSTSTSTSSTTVATTAETTPSTTSATSAPAATTAATTTVAETTVAPTETTSAPDPVAPAAPSSVLSTTRSDVSVNYSTHVQNIGWQDYVYDGAMAGTEGRSLRLEAMAINVESDLDLGVRYKTHVQNVGWQDWFYNGDSAGTSGQSLRLEGMQIKIVRKGEPSNFVSYNTHVQNIGWQSYVTDGVMAGTTGQSLRLEGIHISVDGLSGVGVQYRTHIQNIGWEENWSTDGEFSGTEGQSLRLEAIEIELTGENADQYDIYYRTHVQNFGWTGWASNGASCGSAGYAYRLEGIEILIVPAGTPAPGSTANAFYQA
- a CDS encoding Putative cell wall binding repeat-containing protein, whose product is MNKLTKAVGVIASLAVSVSIFSGTVLADENELAISEEYFPNPCFRSLISEEVDTDGNGFLSDAEISSFRYLSINGEYDDFSGELTGIEYLYGLTHVQVYNVTGLTALDTQGLAGVYSVDCRNTPDLSSVNVNPAIHYITLENTSLTSFDVTGFPELTDLILTGNTISSIDISNNPELVFIDFSGTNITSIDISNNPRLITAYQYGYYDDDFSRSGYPSVAYVYNGDEVCIHLSPDTEIITSHDVSGIAVNEDNFPNPCFRNIISEQVDLNGDGILTTSEIDSCDYLNVIDYDNHEITDLTGIELLTSLYQLEISGCAEITTLDVSNIPSLRRLDCTYNPGISSLVLNEDLSTLILIRNDFSELDLSACPDLSYLGIWMEDDLTSLDISNNPELEHLSVVDTGITSLDISNNPNLIRAFNEGEQDGTDEDFITVSYTLTLYDEEDYPYYYSICFEPDTEIITGADIDTETEDAEETLINTWVEVDGVRYYYDENGELATGLRNINGSIYLFNDNGAMMTGLVYYNGGLFYLGSDGVLQRALINFGGRWYFIY
- a CDS encoding acetyl-CoA synthetase gives rise to the protein MAENLNLNGQMDEKIREVADRVKGIRLDMNLTPEEMAEKVGISVEEYLKYEEGQEDFNFTFVYKLANVAGVEISELMEGSAPALTTYAVTRKGEGRPIARREGYKYLRLGSRFKSKLAEPFRVIIPYSEEALNPPYELVTHVGQEMNIVVRGTLKVMIGDAVEILNPGDSIFFDSSTPHGEFAIGGEDCEFYAIILNPEAWSKGETYKSTFKTEYRADNVTNVDLADLKDPVYEKYVKTELNDQGILSKIEFVEDEVKKFNFAFDCVDAIADKDPDKTAMMWVNKDCVTDHRFTFEEMKKYSNKTANYFKSLGIKKGDKVMLVLKRHYQFWFSILALHKIGAIAIPATNLLREHDFDYRFKAAGCKGIICTADGETADEAYKAAQSCETMDTFVMVNGCREGWHDFNKEYESFSDVFERPEDAACGDDPMVMFFSSGTTGYPKMVLHSYRYALGHFTTAKYWHNVDPNGLHFTISDTGWGKALWGKLYGQWLCEAPTFTFDFDRFHANEILPMFAKYNITTFCAPPTMFRFFVKEDLSKYDLSSLKYATVAGEALNPEVFNQFMKATGIRLMEGFGQTETTLAIANLVGSSIRLGSMGKPNPLYDVHVLDENGKDCKPGETGEICIKTDKGAPNGLFLCYYKDEEKTNEAWHDGFYHTGDTAWRDEDGYIWYVGRIDDVIKSSGYRIGPFEIESVIMELPYVLECAVTGTPDPQGVRGIVVKATIVLVPGKAEPTEELKKEIQDYVKEKTAPYKYPRVVEFVTELPKTVSGKIRRTEIRANDNKQN